One genomic segment of Virgibacillus doumboii includes these proteins:
- a CDS encoding cory-CC-star protein: MLIDYYEEVLNMPHRQEIARELRDQDDLFLLLLYSEMIGIPNPVYYYTLELYPYMIEQFHDWHLRMGMEKSPMTGIRCC; the protein is encoded by the coding sequence ATGCTGATTGATTATTATGAAGAAGTATTAAACATGCCGCACCGACAGGAAATTGCCCGCGAACTGCGTGACCAGGATGACTTGTTTCTGCTGCTCTTATATTCCGAAATGATCGGCATTCCAAATCCTGTTTATTACTACACGCTCGAGTTGTATCCATATATGATTGAACAATTTCATGACTGGCACTTGCGGATGGGGATGGAAAAATCACCTATGACAGGAATTCGTTGTTGTTAA
- a CDS encoding carbon starvation CstA family protein, giving the protein MSGIVVALIGIIVFALGYRYYSKFVADKIFRLDPNYVTPAHRYKDGVDFVPTNKFVLWGHHFTSVAGAAPIVGPAIAVYWGWLPAFLWVILGTVFAAGVHDFGTLVLSVRNKGQSVGTLANKLIGQRAKILFLFIILILVLMVNAVFAWVIANLFISFPASVIPVFIQIPLAVWIGFAVYKRQKKMLVPSLLALAVMYLTAVIASRVDFLKIDLVQYMGGEGGAGLFGLGAVSTAFFIWIIILMVYVYIASTLPVWKLLQPRDFINSHQLVVGLAILYLGLLFSNPEITAPLTNTGTDVSWFPLLFITIACGAISGFHGLVSSGTSSKQLNKETDARFVGYLGAVGEGALALISIIAVVTFFSNTDEFMATYSSFTAAGGAGLNVFVEGAGQLATGLMIPPDIAATIVSVIVVSFAATTLDTSVRLMRYIIAELGVEYKMPGLSKMHVATSLAVVSSAALVLLPEGPKGFGSGGYLLWPLFGTSNQLLAGISLLLIAIWLKRQGRNYMIAFLPMVFLMFMTLYAMFQQVVFQWSWWGSESSTLLFVFGAIIFVFAVWIILTAFTALTGKMDIPDNRDD; this is encoded by the coding sequence GTGAGTGGTATTGTTGTTGCGTTAATCGGGATAATTGTTTTCGCCTTGGGTTACCGGTATTATTCCAAGTTTGTTGCTGATAAAATTTTCCGTCTTGATCCCAATTATGTTACACCGGCACACCGATATAAAGATGGCGTTGACTTTGTACCTACAAATAAGTTCGTCTTGTGGGGCCATCATTTTACATCAGTTGCAGGTGCGGCTCCAATTGTTGGACCGGCTATCGCGGTTTATTGGGGGTGGCTACCGGCATTTTTATGGGTAATTCTTGGAACCGTTTTTGCAGCTGGGGTTCATGATTTTGGAACATTGGTTTTATCTGTCCGGAACAAAGGTCAGTCGGTTGGTACACTTGCAAATAAACTGATTGGGCAGCGGGCGAAGATTTTGTTTTTATTCATTATCCTTATACTGGTTCTAATGGTTAATGCGGTGTTTGCCTGGGTGATTGCAAATCTGTTCATTTCATTCCCGGCAAGTGTTATACCAGTGTTTATTCAAATTCCACTGGCGGTTTGGATTGGTTTTGCGGTTTATAAACGCCAAAAGAAGATGCTTGTCCCATCGTTACTGGCGCTTGCTGTTATGTACTTAACTGCTGTAATTGCCAGCAGGGTCGATTTCCTTAAGATTGACCTCGTTCAATATATGGGGGGAGAAGGTGGAGCTGGTTTATTTGGCCTTGGTGCGGTATCGACTGCATTTTTCATTTGGATCATTATTCTGATGGTATACGTCTACATTGCTTCAACTTTACCGGTATGGAAGCTATTGCAGCCGCGTGATTTTATTAATTCCCATCAGCTTGTTGTTGGGTTGGCCATTTTATACTTAGGGTTGTTGTTTTCCAACCCGGAAATAACTGCTCCATTAACAAATACGGGTACAGATGTTTCCTGGTTCCCGCTGTTATTCATTACGATTGCATGTGGTGCCATATCAGGATTCCATGGGCTTGTGTCTAGCGGAACATCCAGTAAGCAGTTGAATAAAGAAACCGATGCGCGCTTTGTAGGATATTTAGGTGCAGTAGGAGAAGGTGCTTTGGCGTTAATATCCATTATAGCTGTTGTTACATTCTTCTCTAATACCGATGAATTTATGGCGACATACTCCAGTTTTACAGCTGCGGGTGGGGCAGGTCTTAATGTATTTGTGGAAGGTGCAGGACAGTTAGCAACTGGTCTTATGATTCCACCGGATATTGCAGCAACCATTGTTTCGGTAATTGTCGTCAGTTTTGCAGCGACAACATTGGATACATCAGTTCGGTTAATGCGCTACATTATTGCGGAGCTTGGTGTTGAATACAAGATGCCTGGACTTTCCAAAATGCATGTAGCAACGAGTCTAGCAGTTGTTTCAAGTGCTGCATTGGTATTGCTTCCGGAAGGGCCAAAGGGTTTTGGGTCAGGCGGTTATCTGTTATGGCCACTATTTGGTACTTCCAATCAACTGCTTGCGGGCATCAGTTTATTGCTTATTGCAATTTGGCTTAAACGCCAGGGCCGAAACTACATGATTGCCTTCCTGCCAATGGTATTCCTGATGTTCATGACACTGTATGCGATGTTCCAGCAGGTTGTTTTCCAGTGGTCATGGTGGGGATCTGAATCCAGTACATTATTGTTCGTTTTTGGGGCAATTATTTTTGTATTTGCTGTCTGGATTATTTTGACAGCATTTACGGCACTTACCGGAAAGATGGATATACCGGATAACAGGGACGATTAA
- a CDS encoding DUF1641 domain-containing protein yields MSEPISKIKRMEVPEEVAHEQNLDEVSKAVSENKDAILKGIDLLASLEKNGSLDMANAIVKHKEDALENIMGELNKPQYSGTLENIGKLFFLIGELKIDELQYFGDRLNRGLEVASTIEDAERTSYMDLLKALKDPEINRSVTMLLQFLRGMGKE; encoded by the coding sequence ATGTCTGAACCGATATCAAAAATCAAGCGGATGGAAGTTCCGGAAGAGGTCGCACATGAGCAGAATCTGGATGAGGTTTCAAAGGCGGTCAGCGAAAATAAGGATGCTATTTTAAAAGGAATTGACCTGTTGGCATCTTTGGAGAAGAACGGTTCACTGGATATGGCAAATGCCATTGTGAAGCATAAAGAGGATGCGCTGGAAAATATCATGGGTGAACTGAACAAGCCGCAATACTCGGGAACGTTGGAGAATATCGGTAAACTGTTTTTCCTTATTGGTGAGCTGAAAATAGATGAACTTCAATATTTTGGAGATAGATTAAACCGTGGATTGGAAGTAGCGAGTACAATCGAGGATGCTGAGCGAACATCGTATATGGATCTGTTGAAAGCATTGAAAGATCCGGAGATTAATCGAAGCGTTACGATGCTGCTGCAGTTTCTGCGCGGTATGGGAAAAGAATAG
- the fdhF gene encoding formate dehydrogenase subunit alpha, whose amino-acid sequence MQNQDHIIVTVNGKEYLAKPEQNLLDLINTTGEFVPQICYNEALGPVQTCDTCMVEVDGEITRACGTTVKTGMNVNTIIEPVDAAQKEALDRILENHELYCTVCDYNNGSCEIHNTVAEFGLEHQSRPFEPKPYEIDNSSPFYRYDPDQCILCGRCVEVCQDVQVNETLLIDWNREQPRVVWDNDVPIDESSCVSCGQCVTVCPCNALMETEMVGEAGYMTDHSPGLLRSMIDVTKKAEPGYGPLFAVSDTEASMREERIEKTKTVCTYCGVGCTFDVWTKDRKILKVEPQQDSPANGISTCIKGKFGWDYVNSEERLTKPLIRDGEAFKEVEWDEALDYVAKRFSEIKAEKGADALGFISSSKATNEESYVMQKLARQVVGTNNVDNCSRYCQSPATKGLFRTVGHGGDSGSIDDIAEADMVITIGSNTAESHPVLASRIKRSQKLFGQKLYVFDLRKQEMGQRADRFFQPKSGTDLVWLSAVTKYIIDQGWENRAFVEKWVNGFDDYKESLSQFTLEYAEELTGISKEDLIGIAEQIVSVEKVAICWAMGVTQHQLGSDTSTAISNLLLVTGNYMRNGTGAYPLRGHNNVQGCSDFGSMPNFFPGYEKVSDDVVRARYETAWNVEIPGEPGKDNHEMIEAIHEGELNSLYVLGEDTGIVDANINYVRAAFEKLDFFVIQDLFLTKTAEYADVILPAVPSLEKEGTFTNTERRIQRLYKALDPVGDSLPDWEIITDIASRMGYDWGYTNPSEIMDEAASLAPLFAGVNYDRLTDYNSLQWPVAADGTDTPLLYVDGFPFEDNKARFYPLEYNLRYETNEEYDLHVNNGRVLEHFHEGNMTYKSPAITRKLPNAFIEISPELAEERGVREGAEIKLISHAGEVTGLVHVTDRVRGKEVYLPLNDNGRTAVNFLTDNNVDKDTNTPAYKEIAVKMEVIKKKGKSPLPPNNYRRGNPQPQIGVRVDRKWNRNDYIFPGSQVKHDV is encoded by the coding sequence TTGCAAAATCAGGACCATATTATCGTTACAGTTAATGGGAAAGAGTACTTGGCCAAGCCGGAGCAGAACTTGCTGGATTTGATTAATACGACGGGAGAGTTTGTGCCGCAAATTTGTTACAACGAGGCGCTCGGCCCGGTACAGACGTGTGACACGTGTATGGTTGAGGTTGATGGAGAAATTACGCGGGCGTGTGGAACAACTGTAAAGACAGGCATGAATGTGAACACGATAATCGAGCCGGTTGATGCCGCTCAGAAAGAGGCGCTTGACCGGATATTGGAAAATCATGAGCTGTATTGTACGGTTTGTGACTATAACAATGGGTCATGCGAGATTCATAATACGGTTGCGGAATTTGGATTGGAACATCAGTCAAGACCATTTGAACCAAAGCCATATGAGATTGATAACTCAAGTCCCTTTTATCGGTACGACCCGGATCAGTGTATTTTGTGCGGGCGCTGTGTGGAGGTATGTCAGGATGTTCAGGTGAATGAGACGTTGCTGATTGACTGGAATCGCGAGCAGCCGCGAGTTGTCTGGGATAATGATGTGCCAATTGATGAATCATCATGTGTCAGCTGCGGGCAGTGTGTTACGGTTTGTCCGTGTAATGCATTAATGGAAACTGAAATGGTTGGTGAAGCGGGTTACATGACGGATCACAGTCCGGGTCTGCTCCGGTCGATGATTGATGTAACGAAAAAAGCGGAGCCTGGTTACGGGCCGTTATTTGCAGTGTCTGACACGGAGGCATCAATGCGGGAGGAACGGATTGAAAAGACGAAAACCGTTTGTACATACTGCGGTGTCGGCTGCACATTTGATGTTTGGACAAAAGACCGGAAAATCTTGAAAGTGGAACCGCAGCAGGATTCACCGGCGAATGGTATTTCCACTTGCATCAAAGGAAAATTCGGCTGGGATTATGTGAATTCGGAAGAGCGTTTGACCAAGCCGCTGATCCGTGATGGTGAGGCGTTTAAGGAAGTGGAGTGGGATGAAGCGCTGGACTATGTGGCGAAGCGTTTTTCTGAAATAAAGGCGGAAAAAGGTGCCGATGCACTTGGATTTATTTCATCATCCAAAGCAACAAACGAGGAATCCTATGTCATGCAAAAACTGGCACGTCAGGTTGTCGGGACAAATAACGTGGATAACTGCTCGCGCTATTGTCAGTCACCGGCAACGAAAGGTCTTTTCCGGACGGTCGGGCATGGCGGTGATTCCGGATCGATTGATGACATAGCTGAGGCGGACATGGTGATTACGATTGGCTCTAATACAGCGGAATCCCATCCAGTGCTGGCTTCACGGATTAAACGGTCCCAAAAGTTATTTGGTCAAAAGCTTTACGTGTTTGATTTGCGCAAGCAGGAAATGGGGCAGCGGGCTGACCGGTTTTTCCAGCCAAAAAGCGGAACGGACCTGGTATGGTTGTCTGCCGTAACAAAATACATTATTGACCAGGGATGGGAAAATCGTGCGTTTGTTGAAAAATGGGTGAATGGTTTTGATGATTATAAAGAAAGCTTGAGTCAATTTACACTGGAATATGCCGAGGAATTAACCGGCATTTCAAAAGAAGACCTGATTGGAATCGCTGAACAGATTGTCAGTGTGGAAAAGGTTGCAATTTGCTGGGCAATGGGTGTTACGCAGCACCAGCTTGGCAGTGATACGAGTACTGCAATCTCAAATCTATTACTTGTTACCGGCAACTATATGCGCAATGGCACCGGTGCATATCCACTAAGGGGTCATAATAATGTGCAGGGCTGCAGTGATTTTGGAAGCATGCCGAACTTCTTTCCGGGATATGAAAAAGTTTCTGATGATGTGGTGCGGGCACGGTATGAAACTGCGTGGAATGTGGAAATACCGGGTGAGCCGGGAAAAGATAACCATGAGATGATTGAGGCGATTCATGAGGGTGAACTTAACTCGCTTTATGTTCTTGGCGAGGATACGGGTATTGTTGATGCAAATATCAATTACGTCAGGGCTGCTTTTGAAAAGCTTGATTTCTTTGTCATTCAGGATTTATTTTTAACAAAGACGGCTGAATATGCGGATGTTATTTTGCCTGCTGTGCCAAGTCTTGAGAAAGAAGGAACGTTCACCAATACGGAAAGGCGTATCCAGCGTTTATATAAGGCGCTTGATCCGGTAGGGGATTCCCTTCCTGACTGGGAAATTATCACGGATATTGCGTCGCGTATGGGATATGACTGGGGGTACACGAACCCGTCTGAGATCATGGATGAAGCTGCATCCCTAGCACCGTTATTTGCCGGTGTTAACTATGATAGACTGACAGATTACAATAGTCTGCAGTGGCCGGTCGCAGCCGATGGTACAGATACACCGTTGTTATATGTAGATGGGTTTCCATTTGAGGATAATAAGGCTAGGTTCTATCCGCTTGAATATAATTTGCGGTACGAAACGAATGAAGAATATGACTTACATGTGAATAATGGTCGGGTGCTTGAGCATTTCCATGAAGGGAATATGACGTATAAATCACCGGCGATTACCAGAAAACTGCCGAATGCATTTATTGAAATTTCACCGGAACTGGCAGAGGAACGCGGTGTTCGAGAAGGTGCAGAAATTAAACTGATTTCCCATGCTGGGGAAGTAACAGGATTGGTGCACGTGACTGATCGGGTCAGGGGAAAAGAAGTCTATCTTCCGCTGAATGATAACGGAAGAACGGCGGTCAACTTCCTGACTGATAATAACGTCGACAAGGATACCAACACGCCGGCATATAAGGAGATTGCCGTGAAGATGGAAGTGATTAAGAAAAAAGGAAAGAGTCCATTGCCGCCAAACAATTACCGCAGAGGCAATCCGCAGCCGCAAATTGGTGTACGGGTGGACCGGAAGTGGAACCGCAATGACTATATTTTCCCGGGAAGTCAGGTGAAGCATGATGTCTGA